A portion of the Bacillota bacterium genome contains these proteins:
- the alr gene encoding alanine racemase yields the protein MWEGQQDRPTVAEIDLANISRNIGAIRRRVGPGPEIMAVVKADAYGHGAVPVATTALTSGATWLGVALVEEGVVLRKSGIIAPILVFGQLFPNQARRALHYSLSCTVSTYEFAEALSVAATQEGKKGKCHVKVDTGMGRVGVPARQAAGFVRRVAMLPNIEVEGIYTHFACADAEDKTFAHEQLSRFMDVIEALHSAGVQIQFRHAANSAACVDIPEAWLDMVRPGILMYGLSPFSTERFQKVKRDLDIRPALCLKTRVSFLKRVSAGTPVSYGSTYVTKKDTVIATLPVGYADGYARGLSNRGEVLIRGRRLPVVGRVCMDQCMVDVGSLEVEVGDEVVLIGRQGDQEISVEEVADKLGTISYEVVCGIGKRVPRIYSSQA from the coding sequence ATGTGGGAGGGCCAGCAAGACAGACCTACCGTTGCTGAAATAGACTTAGCGAACATCAGTCGCAACATTGGGGCCATCCGGCGGAGAGTCGGCCCTGGGCCGGAGATCATGGCTGTGGTGAAGGCCGACGCCTACGGCCACGGAGCCGTTCCGGTGGCGACCACAGCGCTCACGAGCGGAGCTACGTGGCTTGGGGTCGCCCTAGTCGAGGAAGGTGTGGTCCTCCGTAAGAGCGGAATCATAGCCCCAATTCTCGTCTTCGGGCAGCTCTTTCCGAACCAGGCGCGGCGGGCTCTTCACTACAGCCTTTCCTGCACGGTGAGTACATACGAGTTCGCCGAAGCGCTGTCTGTGGCTGCGACGCAGGAAGGCAAGAAAGGGAAATGCCACGTCAAGGTCGACACGGGGATGGGACGCGTCGGTGTTCCTGCGCGACAAGCCGCGGGGTTCGTCCGCCGCGTGGCGATGCTTCCCAACATCGAAGTCGAAGGGATATACACTCACTTCGCCTGTGCGGATGCAGAAGACAAGACTTTCGCCCACGAGCAGCTGTCTCGATTCATGGATGTGATAGAGGCGCTGCACTCCGCGGGGGTGCAGATCCAGTTTCGCCACGCTGCGAACAGCGCGGCTTGCGTGGACATTCCCGAAGCCTGGCTCGACATGGTCAGGCCGGGGATTCTGATGTACGGCCTCTCGCCGTTCAGCACGGAGAGGTTTCAAAAGGTAAAGAGGGACCTTGACATCCGTCCGGCCTTGTGTCTCAAGACACGAGTGAGCTTTCTGAAGAGGGTGAGTGCAGGCACCCCCGTGAGCTACGGGTCGACCTATGTTACCAAGAAAGACACGGTGATTGCCACGCTCCCTGTGGGCTATGCCGACGGCTATGCGCGGGGCTTGTCCAACCGCGGCGAGGTGCTGATACGGGGGAGAAGGCTTCCAGTAGTCGGACGCGTGTGCATGGATCAGTGCATGGTGGACGTGGGGAGCCTAGAGGTGGAGGTGGGCGACGAGGTGGTCCTCATAGGGAGGCAGGGGGACCAGGAGATCTCGGTTGAAGAGGTTGCGGACAAACTGGGGACCATCAGCTACGAAGTCGTGTGTGGCATAGGCAAGCGCGTGCCGCGGATATACTCATCGCAAGCATAG
- a CDS encoding NAD(P)H-hydrate dehydratase: MTSDGMREIDRKAIEEVGIPGTVLMENAGRAVADAVKRLLEGTPGRRVCIVAGKGNNGGDGFVAARHLVNSQVRVKTFLVGKADEVGGDAKVNLDVLRRMGVDVEEIGPDDVHRVRVAASVSDVVVDAIFGTGFKGEPGGYVAQVIDAINESGRPVVAVDVPSGLDASTGKVSASCVKARCTVTFGLPKIGLLLYPGASYAGELVVADIGIPRTFLADERLKLNLSTADDVRRCLPVRDPDSHKGSFGKVLVVAGSQGMAGAATLTSLAALRSGAGLVTLAVPKSLQDIVHSRFTEVITRALPETESGSVSLQAQALLDGILRGVEALAIGPGLSMHSETAQLVRNVVMTTSVPAVIDADGLNAVAQDPGTLRTSKAPVVLTPHPGEMARLTGLSVHEIKRDRLAVAMKAAAQWGKVVVLKGARTVIADPSGEAYINPTGNSGMATAGSGDVLTGLIAGLLAQGMSALAAAVLGTYVHGLAGDIAAARRGEMGMIAGDILECVPEALARLAGFKGLVGERGEGDVGGPARQTYRC; encoded by the coding sequence GTGACGTCTGATGGGATGCGCGAGATCGACAGGAAGGCCATCGAAGAGGTGGGCATTCCCGGCACGGTGCTCATGGAGAACGCCGGACGGGCGGTGGCCGATGCGGTCAAGCGGCTTCTCGAGGGCACGCCGGGGCGCCGTGTGTGCATCGTTGCCGGCAAGGGGAACAACGGCGGAGATGGGTTCGTAGCTGCGCGCCATCTCGTGAACTCCCAGGTGCGGGTGAAGACCTTCCTTGTCGGAAAGGCCGATGAGGTGGGCGGAGACGCCAAGGTCAACTTGGACGTTCTGAGGCGCATGGGAGTCGACGTGGAGGAGATCGGCCCGGACGACGTGCACAGGGTGAGAGTCGCCGCGTCGGTATCGGACGTGGTCGTAGACGCGATATTCGGAACGGGCTTCAAGGGCGAGCCTGGTGGGTACGTCGCCCAAGTGATCGATGCGATCAACGAGTCCGGGCGGCCGGTGGTGGCGGTGGACGTGCCATCAGGTCTGGACGCGAGCACCGGCAAGGTGTCCGCCAGCTGCGTCAAGGCAAGATGCACGGTGACCTTCGGACTACCCAAGATCGGGCTCCTTCTCTACCCGGGCGCGTCCTATGCAGGAGAGCTCGTGGTGGCGGACATAGGCATCCCTAGGACCTTCCTTGCAGACGAACGGCTCAAACTGAACCTTTCCACGGCCGACGACGTGAGGCGATGCCTTCCTGTGCGCGACCCCGATTCTCACAAGGGCAGCTTCGGCAAGGTGCTTGTCGTCGCCGGATCTCAAGGAATGGCGGGAGCGGCCACGCTCACCAGCCTCGCGGCCCTCAGATCTGGTGCGGGCCTGGTTACGCTGGCGGTCCCAAAGAGCTTGCAGGATATCGTGCACTCGAGGTTCACAGAGGTCATCACCCGTGCTCTACCCGAGACGGAGTCCGGAAGCGTGTCCCTGCAGGCGCAGGCTCTCCTTGACGGCATTCTGAGAGGAGTCGAGGCGCTCGCCATAGGTCCTGGCCTTTCGATGCACAGCGAGACCGCCCAACTCGTGCGAAACGTGGTCATGACGACCTCGGTGCCTGCTGTCATAGATGCGGACGGGCTCAACGCCGTGGCTCAAGACCCGGGGACATTGAGGACGTCCAAGGCTCCCGTCGTACTCACCCCGCATCCTGGGGAAATGGCGAGGCTGACCGGTCTTTCAGTGCACGAGATCAAGAGAGACCGCCTTGCGGTCGCCATGAAGGCGGCGGCTCAATGGGGCAAGGTGGTGGTCCTGAAGGGAGCGCGGACCGTGATAGCGGATCCTTCGGGAGAAGCGTACATCAACCCGACCGGCAACTCGGGCATGGCCACGGCAGGAAGCGGTGACGTCCTCACCGGGCTCATCGCTGGTCTTCTCGCACAAGGCATGAGTGCGCTGGCCGCGGCGGTGCTTGGAACGTACGTGCACGGGTTGGCCGGCGACATCGCGGCTGCGAGGCGCGGCGAGATGGGTATGATCGCTGGAGACATCCTGGAGTGCGTGCCCGAGGCGCTGGCCAGGCTTGCGGGCTTCAAAGGCCTGGTAGGCGAGAGGGGTGAGGGGGATGTGGGAGGGCCAGCAAGACAGACCTACCGTTGCTGA
- the acpS gene encoding holo-ACP synthase, whose protein sequence is MTDPANETRDEEDPRRTAPARAGEAGSGCGSSRIPTTGDDDASPVGGLGSPMVRWGSGSGAGLGRGVPGVTGVGVDIVEVARIRELAERKGDRLEGRVFTSEEMGASAGGRYDKLAGRFAAKEAVAKALGTGISGFRWTDIAIVEGPGGRPCVHLTGGAAEEAARRGVLRVEVSIAHTRDTAIAFAVAIGLGGGEFEGRDV, encoded by the coding sequence ATGACCGATCCGGCGAATGAAACGCGGGACGAGGAAGACCCGCGCCGGACGGCACCGGCGCGAGCCGGGGAAGCAGGCAGCGGGTGCGGCAGCAGCCGCATCCCGACAACGGGAGACGACGACGCTTCCCCGGTAGGTGGCCTTGGCTCGCCAATGGTGAGGTGGGGCTCCGGTAGCGGCGCTGGCCTGGGAAGAGGCGTGCCCGGCGTGACGGGCGTGGGCGTGGACATCGTTGAGGTGGCCCGCATCCGCGAACTCGCAGAGCGCAAAGGCGATCGCCTTGAGGGTCGGGTCTTTACGTCCGAGGAGATGGGAGCTTCGGCGGGAGGCCGGTACGACAAGCTCGCCGGACGCTTCGCAGCCAAGGAGGCGGTGGCCAAGGCCCTAGGCACGGGGATAAGCGGGTTTCGGTGGACTGACATCGCTATCGTGGAGGGGCCCGGAGGCAGGCCGTGCGTTCATCTCACGGGCGGAGCGGCCGAAGAGGCCGCTCGACGCGGTGTCCTCAGGGTTGAGGTGAGCATCGCCCACACTCGCGACACTGCCATAGCATTCGCAGTCGCCATCGGGCTCGGAGGTGGGGAGTTTGAAGGTCGTGACGTCTGA
- a CDS encoding ABC transporter substrate-binding protein, whose product MRTSKWLAVLVVCVTLLACLGTAATSAPLSGSLEIFSWWAGDEGPALEALIKLYERQYPGVQVINSTVTGGAGVNAKAVLKTRMLGGEPPDTFQVHAGQELIGTWVVAGRMEDLSGLYASEGWKTAFPEGLLKLLSTDKGIWSVPVNIHRSNVLWYVPGNLQKWGVNVPTTWDDFLAIAPTLKAKGIVPLSLGENWTVTHLWESVALACLGKDKWEALWQGKLSWKSPDVVNVWRVFGKVLEFTNQDAPSLSWQQATDMVVKGQAAFNVMGDWAAGYMFTTLKLQPGKDFGWAPAPGTAGVFMMLSDSFGLPVGAPHRENTLAWLKMLGSKEAQDTFNPLKGSISARVDSDLSKYNAYLQSAAKDWRTNAIAGSLAHGVVANERFMNDFATVMEIFLSSRNPEAAANAAQAVAIQAGIAR is encoded by the coding sequence ATGAGGACTTCGAAGTGGCTGGCTGTCCTGGTAGTCTGCGTAACCCTGCTCGCTTGCCTGGGCACCGCGGCGACCTCAGCTCCTCTCAGCGGCAGCCTCGAGATCTTTTCCTGGTGGGCTGGAGATGAGGGCCCCGCGTTGGAGGCGCTCATCAAGCTTTACGAGAGGCAGTATCCTGGCGTTCAGGTCATCAACTCCACAGTCACGGGCGGAGCCGGAGTGAACGCGAAGGCCGTGCTCAAGACCCGCATGTTGGGCGGAGAGCCGCCGGACACCTTCCAGGTGCACGCGGGCCAGGAACTCATCGGCACGTGGGTCGTGGCCGGGCGTATGGAGGACCTGAGCGGGCTCTATGCAAGCGAAGGCTGGAAGACCGCATTCCCTGAGGGACTGCTGAAGCTGCTCAGCACCGACAAGGGTATATGGTCTGTGCCTGTCAACATTCATAGGTCCAACGTGCTCTGGTACGTGCCGGGTAACCTCCAGAAGTGGGGCGTCAACGTGCCGACCACTTGGGATGACTTCCTCGCCATCGCGCCGACCCTCAAGGCAAAGGGCATAGTGCCTCTCTCTTTGGGCGAGAACTGGACTGTCACCCATCTCTGGGAGAGCGTCGCCCTCGCCTGCCTGGGCAAGGACAAATGGGAGGCGTTGTGGCAGGGTAAGCTTTCGTGGAAGAGCCCCGACGTCGTGAACGTTTGGAGAGTCTTCGGGAAGGTGCTCGAGTTCACGAACCAGGACGCTCCGTCCCTGTCTTGGCAGCAGGCCACCGACATGGTGGTGAAGGGACAGGCCGCGTTCAACGTCATGGGCGACTGGGCGGCGGGGTACATGTTCACCACCCTCAAACTTCAGCCCGGAAAGGATTTCGGTTGGGCGCCTGCACCAGGCACGGCGGGTGTGTTCATGATGCTTTCCGATTCCTTCGGGCTGCCGGTGGGAGCGCCGCATCGTGAGAACACCTTGGCGTGGCTCAAGATGCTCGGCAGCAAGGAGGCCCAAGACACGTTCAACCCGCTCAAGGGGTCCATAAGTGCTCGAGTGGACAGCGACTTGTCCAAGTACAACGCCTACCTCCAGAGCGCAGCGAAAGACTGGAGGACAAACGCCATCGCGGGCAGCCTCGCACACGGCGTGGTGGCCAACGAGCGGTTCATGAATGACTTCGCGACGGTCATGGAGATCTTCCTGAGCAGCCGCAACCCGGAGGCGGCGGCGAACGCTGCTCAGGCTGTAGCCATCCAGGCCGGCATAGCTCGTTAG
- the glmS gene encoding glutamine--fructose-6-phosphate transaminase (isomerizing) encodes MCGIVGYIGPRQATPILIDSLKKLEYRGYDSAGVAVLGNAAIEVRKTEGRLAKLEAQLNREAPVGCVGIGHTRWATHGRPSDVNAHPHSDCKGQLAVVHNGIIENYLALRDWLEARGHVFKSETDTEVLPHLIEEHYDGDLAGAVRQALSRARGSFAIAVISRRDPDRIVAARKDSPLIIGLGKGENFLASDIPAVMAATREILVMEDGEVAVITRDSATVYDSQGRAVRKQIVHVNWDPVMAEKGGYEHFMLKEIHEQPRAIRDTLTGRIDRDAKTVSLHEVPITASELDSIERVFIVACGTAYHAGLVGKALIERLVKIPVEADVASEFRYRDPMVSPKTLTVVVSQSGETADTLAALREAKRRGSRVVAITNVVGSSVAREADDVLYTWAGPEIAVASTKAYITQLVALALIAVGLGRRRGTMGAEEEQEIVRDMEKLPMYAEEILLGQDSVVRDLAQQLHRAEQMFFIGRGLDYAVSMEGSLKLKEISYINAQAYPAGELKHGTLALVVKGVPVIALATQREVYEKMLSNIKEVKAREATVVALAFEGDDEIGKYVDHVIRIPRANLCLAPVLAVIPLQLLAYYAAVARGCDVDKPRNLAKSVTVE; translated from the coding sequence ATGTGTGGAATAGTCGGGTACATCGGGCCGCGCCAGGCAACACCCATCTTGATCGACAGCCTGAAGAAACTCGAGTATAGGGGGTACGATTCCGCGGGCGTCGCCGTGCTGGGAAATGCGGCGATCGAGGTCAGGAAGACCGAGGGCAGGCTGGCGAAGTTGGAGGCTCAGCTGAACAGGGAAGCTCCAGTCGGGTGCGTCGGGATCGGCCATACTCGTTGGGCGACTCACGGGAGGCCTTCCGATGTGAACGCCCATCCCCACAGCGACTGCAAGGGGCAGCTTGCCGTGGTCCACAACGGCATCATCGAGAACTATCTGGCCCTGAGGGATTGGCTCGAGGCTAGAGGGCACGTGTTCAAGTCGGAGACAGACACCGAGGTGCTGCCGCATCTCATCGAGGAGCACTACGATGGGGATCTCGCAGGTGCGGTTCGGCAGGCGCTGTCTCGCGCCCGAGGGTCGTTTGCCATAGCCGTGATATCGCGGCGCGATCCCGACAGAATAGTCGCCGCCCGGAAGGACAGCCCGCTCATCATAGGTTTGGGAAAGGGTGAGAACTTCCTTGCGTCGGACATACCCGCGGTCATGGCGGCGACCAGGGAGATTCTCGTTATGGAAGACGGGGAGGTGGCGGTCATCACGCGAGACAGCGCCACCGTATACGACTCACAAGGGCGCGCGGTGCGAAAGCAGATCGTCCACGTCAATTGGGACCCCGTGATGGCCGAGAAAGGCGGATACGAGCACTTCATGCTCAAGGAGATCCACGAGCAACCCAGGGCCATCCGCGACACGCTCACCGGGCGGATAGACAGGGACGCCAAGACCGTGAGCCTTCACGAGGTGCCAATCACCGCCTCGGAGCTCGACAGCATCGAGAGAGTGTTCATCGTCGCGTGCGGAACGGCCTACCATGCGGGGCTCGTGGGCAAAGCGCTCATAGAACGGCTCGTGAAGATACCTGTGGAGGCTGACGTCGCGAGCGAGTTCCGGTACAGGGATCCCATGGTTTCACCGAAGACTCTTACCGTAGTGGTGAGCCAGTCGGGAGAAACCGCCGACACGCTCGCAGCGCTCAGAGAGGCGAAGAGACGGGGTTCCCGGGTCGTCGCGATCACCAACGTAGTGGGAAGCTCGGTGGCGCGGGAAGCCGACGACGTGCTCTACACCTGGGCAGGACCGGAGATCGCAGTCGCGTCAACGAAAGCATACATCACGCAACTTGTGGCGCTCGCTCTTATCGCAGTGGGGCTGGGAAGGCGCAGGGGCACCATGGGTGCCGAGGAGGAGCAGGAGATCGTCCGCGACATGGAGAAGCTTCCCATGTACGCCGAAGAGATCCTTCTAGGGCAGGACAGCGTCGTGCGTGACCTCGCGCAGCAGCTGCACAGGGCGGAGCAGATGTTCTTCATCGGCAGGGGCTTGGACTACGCGGTCTCCATGGAGGGGAGCCTCAAGCTAAAAGAGATCTCTTACATTAACGCCCAGGCGTACCCGGCGGGCGAACTGAAGCACGGCACGCTCGCTCTCGTGGTCAAGGGCGTGCCCGTCATCGCCCTCGCGACACAGCGCGAGGTGTACGAGAAGATGCTGAGCAACATCAAAGAAGTGAAAGCACGGGAAGCCACCGTTGTCGCCCTCGCCTTCGAGGGAGATGATGAGATCGGCAAGTACGTGGACCACGTCATCCGTATCCCAAGGGCCAACCTGTGCCTCGCGCCCGTGCTGGCGGTCATCCCACTGCAGCTCCTTGCGTACTATGCGGCGGTGGCGCGGGGATGTGACGTAGACAAACCCAGGAACCTCGCGAAGAGCGTGACAGTGGAATGA
- the lpdA gene encoding dihydrolipoyl dehydrogenase, producing the protein MAEFDVVVIGGGPGGYVAAIRAAQLGRSVCLVEKENLGGTCLNRGCIPTKALVASTQALDMARRLADYGVEAGAAGEVRASFDKMVARKNQVVARLRAGIGFLLKKNKVSVIAGTGRMTGPGRVQVETDDAQGQVEVRARDTIIATGSRPVIFPSFGHDGHTIVTSDEALDFQDVPESLLIVGGGVIGCEFAFIFSSLGSKVTVVDIMPSVLPMEDPDAAAAVAASLKKRGVAVRTGVKIERMAVERGEAVASLDSGEQLTASRALLSIGRRPNSEGLGLENAGVQVGKKGEIVVDDGMSTNVPGIYAIGDVVGKVMLAHAASAQGIVAAHNIAGGKRRMSYDAVPSAIFTSPEVASVGLNERQAREKGFDVKVGKFPFSASGKALAMGEAEGFVKIVADGGTDKLLGVHIVGPHATELIAEPAAAVRMGVTVEEFSRSIHAHPTLAEAIGEAAEAVHRMAIHV; encoded by the coding sequence TTGGCCGAGTTCGATGTGGTGGTGATAGGGGGAGGCCCCGGCGGGTACGTTGCGGCCATTAGAGCAGCGCAGCTCGGGCGCTCAGTGTGCCTCGTGGAGAAGGAGAACCTTGGCGGGACCTGCCTGAACCGGGGTTGCATCCCGACAAAGGCGCTCGTGGCGAGCACACAGGCTCTCGATATGGCGAGGCGCCTTGCCGATTACGGTGTGGAGGCAGGCGCCGCTGGGGAGGTGCGGGCGAGCTTCGACAAGATGGTGGCGCGCAAGAACCAGGTCGTGGCGAGGCTTCGCGCCGGAATAGGCTTCCTTCTGAAGAAGAACAAGGTCAGCGTCATCGCGGGCACCGGCAGGATGACCGGCCCGGGCCGCGTTCAAGTGGAGACGGACGACGCGCAAGGGCAGGTGGAGGTGAGGGCGCGCGACACGATCATCGCGACAGGCTCTAGACCGGTGATATTCCCGTCGTTCGGGCACGACGGCCACACCATAGTCACGAGCGACGAAGCCCTCGACTTTCAGGACGTGCCCGAGAGCCTGCTCATCGTTGGCGGGGGTGTGATAGGGTGCGAGTTCGCCTTCATCTTCTCGAGCCTGGGAAGCAAGGTCACAGTTGTAGACATAATGCCGTCCGTGCTGCCCATGGAAGACCCAGATGCGGCAGCCGCCGTGGCAGCTTCCTTGAAGAAGCGAGGGGTAGCGGTACGGACAGGCGTGAAGATTGAGAGGATGGCTGTGGAGAGAGGCGAAGCCGTGGCCAGCCTCGACTCTGGTGAGCAGCTCACGGCGTCGAGAGCTTTGCTCTCGATCGGAAGGAGACCGAACTCGGAAGGGCTCGGCCTGGAGAATGCCGGCGTTCAGGTGGGGAAGAAGGGAGAGATCGTGGTGGACGACGGCATGTCGACGAACGTGCCGGGCATATACGCCATCGGAGACGTGGTCGGAAAGGTCATGCTGGCGCATGCGGCCTCGGCGCAGGGGATCGTGGCGGCTCACAACATAGCCGGCGGGAAGAGGCGCATGTCGTACGACGCCGTGCCGAGCGCCATTTTCACCTCGCCCGAGGTGGCGAGCGTGGGGCTGAACGAGCGACAGGCGAGGGAAAAGGGCTTCGACGTCAAGGTCGGAAAGTTTCCGTTCTCAGCGAGCGGCAAAGCCCTTGCCATGGGCGAAGCGGAAGGGTTCGTGAAGATTGTGGCGGACGGAGGCACTGACAAGCTCCTCGGGGTTCACATCGTGGGTCCGCACGCCACGGAGCTGATTGCGGAGCCTGCGGCGGCGGTGAGGATGGGAGTGACCGTAGAGGAGTTCTCACGGTCGATACACGCACACCCAACGCTTGCGGAGGCGATAGGTGAAGCCGCCGAGGCGGTCCACAGGATGGCGATCCATGTGTGA